One segment of Fructilactobacillus hinvesii DNA contains the following:
- a CDS encoding MucBP domain-containing protein, which produces MGPRQRVTASQTIIVHYQDTDGKAIEGLSDKQITGEVGDPYVIDTPDDVPGYKYQKSTIPLQGTFTADQSAVVTYQKNQ; this is translated from the coding sequence ATGGGACCACGGCAGCGAGTAACAGCTAGTCAAACGATTATTGTTCACTACCAGGATACGGATGGGAAAGCCATTGAGGGATTAAGTGACAAGCAGATTACTGGTGAAGTTGGGGATCCTTACGTAATTGATACTCCTGATGATGTTCCAGGATATAAATATCAAAAATCAACAATTCCTTTGCAAGGAACGTTTACAGCTGATCAAAGCGCAGTAGTAACTTATCAAAAAAATCAATAA
- a CDS encoding phage head closure protein → MKIPKLSAFCYTVQFYKLGDDDIDENTGQSKPMPIPTFKAKAAPLKRSRGLQWRANDLKLGDTVDIMVRHDDRISEQLQVRYDGELCNIISYQPDDSFGFNGYDILTIRQVSERN, encoded by the coding sequence ATGAAAATTCCCAAGTTATCTGCCTTTTGTTATACCGTTCAATTTTACAAATTAGGTGATGACGATATTGATGAAAATACCGGTCAATCTAAGCCAATGCCCATTCCAACGTTTAAAGCCAAAGCGGCTCCGTTAAAGCGAAGTCGTGGATTGCAATGGCGGGCCAATGATTTAAAGCTTGGGGACACGGTCGACATTATGGTTCGCCACGATGACCGTATTTCTGAGCAGTTACAAGTTCGTTATGATGGTGAACTTTGCAACATCATCAGCTATCAACCGGATGATTCATTTGGATTTAATGGATATGACATTCTCACAATCCGTCAGGTTAGCGAGAGGAACTAA
- a CDS encoding HK97-gp10 family putative phage morphogenesis protein: protein MNDLDEQLLEMQKMLQQAVPDTERKTQITQAGAQVLKTNLEKVTKQKHYRKGEHKHLADNIVSQDKDIDNIKNGNSVVGFNYDKTNKIDWGVRAMFLNNGTSRHLVGDHFVDETVSNSKQDIFKAMVKEFERGGN, encoded by the coding sequence ATGAACGATTTAGACGAACAACTACTTGAAATGCAGAAAATGCTACAACAAGCAGTTCCGGACACGGAGAGAAAAACTCAAATTACTCAAGCTGGAGCCCAGGTCTTAAAAACTAACTTGGAAAAAGTTACAAAGCAAAAGCATTATCGCAAAGGCGAGCATAAGCATTTGGCCGACAATATTGTTTCGCAAGATAAGGATATCGACAACATCAAAAATGGTAATTCAGTAGTTGGATTTAATTACGATAAGACCAACAAAATTGATTGGGGTGTTCGGGCCATGTTTCTAAATAACGGGACCTCACGTCATTTGGTTGGTGATCATTTTGTTGATGAAACGGTAAGTAATTCTAAGCAGGATATCTTCAAAGCGATGGTCAAAGAGTTTGAAAGAGGTGGTAACTAA
- a CDS encoding phage tail protein — protein MADDTVRTTIATHGIELVILAVKDDKGQVITGSNGLSDSGLYFVEGNERGTTQANITGIEQKGQAQWANDTKKRVTYGSPEIEVALTLLDADEEPMMKCVGSYTDPTTGITVRTSSSKPHVAMILVSKKYDGTKKYECFSNGNMILPTINHQTDNTNQTASNPAYTYSALAPMDKNVFLDDKGNQQLMGTTSSASPNFDLKKLFDVVFPGNKYGTTAASNS, from the coding sequence ATGGCTGATGACACAGTAAGAACAACGATTGCCACTCACGGGATTGAGCTTGTAATCTTGGCAGTCAAGGATGATAAAGGTCAAGTAATCACTGGTTCTAATGGATTGAGTGATAGTGGTCTTTATTTTGTTGAAGGAAACGAACGGGGTACCACGCAAGCTAACATCACTGGAATTGAACAAAAGGGTCAAGCTCAGTGGGCCAATGATACCAAGAAACGGGTTACCTATGGTTCTCCAGAAATCGAAGTGGCATTGACGCTATTAGATGCTGATGAGGAACCGATGATGAAGTGTGTTGGGTCTTATACTGACCCAACTACGGGCATTACAGTACGGACTAGTTCTTCAAAACCACATGTGGCCATGATTTTAGTTTCGAAAAAATACGATGGTACGAAAAAGTATGAATGCTTCTCAAATGGGAACATGATTCTACCAACGATCAATCACCAAACTGATAACACGAACCAAACAGCATCTAATCCGGCTTACACCTACTCAGCACTGGCTCCAATGGATAAGAATGTTTTCCTTGATGACAAAGGTAACCAGCAATTGATGGGAACGACTTCATCTGCAAGCCCTAACTTTGACTTGAAGAAATTGTTTGATGTTGTTTTCCCTGGAAATAAGTATGGGACCACGGCAGCGAGTAACAGCTAG
- a CDS encoding head-tail connector protein produces the protein MIDYQLEDDPTLEEFKEFMNVLSNDDDGICRMCLKAAESYVQNAIGFELPGFYSKGSDAFDLYKQAVFAFAGTNFTNRIAYANAQQYESNLTGKSYIGSLRGMYLIEQEKAEKAGDQG, from the coding sequence ATGATTGATTATCAGCTGGAAGATGACCCAACGCTTGAAGAATTCAAAGAGTTTATGAACGTTTTAAGCAACGACGATGATGGAATTTGTCGCATGTGTCTGAAAGCAGCTGAATCTTATGTGCAAAACGCAATCGGGTTTGAATTACCTGGCTTTTATTCCAAAGGTAGTGACGCCTTTGACTTGTACAAGCAAGCTGTTTTCGCGTTTGCTGGCACTAATTTCACCAATCGAATTGCTTATGCGAATGCGCAACAATATGAATCGAATCTGACCGGAAAATCTTACATTGGGAGTTTACGCGGAATGTATTTAATTGAACAAGAAAAAGCCGAAAAGGCAGGTGACCAAGGATGA
- a CDS encoding phage tail tube assembly chaperone, giving the protein MATLKLNLQNIGLKNSVSLKKTVENRKKFSQLALKVNDQQIEATQAELNELDDDSDIKLAELQEKLSKTDSLVESAKLKKEIKRIRLNRELNELKKTPDDAEKAESFMDQMNQGLIDALGLSEEQIDEFNSYAPSSFEIGEAISYVNSRFAGLSDADYEAAKKEQSSVLQDPKAS; this is encoded by the coding sequence ATGGCCACTTTAAAATTGAATCTTCAAAACATCGGATTAAAGAACTCAGTTTCTTTAAAAAAGACGGTTGAAAACCGGAAAAAGTTTAGCCAACTGGCTTTAAAGGTTAATGATCAGCAAATTGAAGCTACTCAAGCAGAATTAAATGAATTAGACGACGATTCTGACATTAAATTAGCTGAATTGCAGGAAAAATTATCCAAAACTGATTCTCTAGTTGAATCAGCCAAACTGAAAAAAGAAATCAAACGAATTCGGCTCAATCGTGAATTAAACGAACTGAAAAAGACCCCTGATGATGCTGAAAAGGCGGAATCATTTATGGACCAAATGAACCAAGGCCTGATTGATGCTTTGGGACTTTCTGAAGAACAAATTGACGAATTTAATAGCTATGCTCCTTCATCGTTTGAAATTGGGGAAGCCATTAGTTATGTGAACAGCCGGTTTGCGGGCCTGAGTGACGCAGATTATGAAGCTGCTAA
- a CDS encoding DUF806 family protein: protein MLLPVVQVAKLIKSFNLSWIDKVVSSLTVPSLDGTNETVVVLSEVQNTPTGYANDGFKAWMATVEIQIYYKKSAAFNLMTAESDLTHKLTEKGWTIERSDPHITDPESHQITRSFFVSNVLIEKENK, encoded by the coding sequence ATGCTGCTGCCAGTTGTTCAAGTGGCCAAACTAATTAAATCATTCAACTTATCTTGGATTGACAAGGTTGTTTCTAGTTTGACAGTCCCATCACTGGACGGAACGAATGAAACGGTTGTGGTGCTTTCTGAAGTACAAAATACGCCAACCGGATATGCTAATGATGGTTTTAAAGCCTGGATGGCTACCGTAGAAATTCAAATTTATTACAAAAAATCAGCTGCCTTTAACTTAATGACAGCTGAATCTGATTTAACTCATAAATTAACCGAAAAAGGCTGGACGATTGAGCGTTCTGATCCGCACATTACGGATCCGGAATCGCATCAAATTACCCGGTCTTTTTTTGTTAGCAACGTTTTAATAGAAAAGGAGAATAAGTAA